TTTGGATTCTAATTCTAGTGTGATTGGTTTTTTATTTCGAAATACTTTGACCTTTATTTTTTTATCAAAAGCAGAATCTGATTCATTTGTATTATGAAATAAATAGGACATGTTTAATTTTCCAAATTTTGGATGATCAAAGTATCCTTTTGGATCTATTTTATAATTGGATACTTCTAATATCACATCTTCCAGTTTTAAAATTCCATCTGCAGATGAACCAGGGTAAATTTCAGCAACGAGTACACCTAAATCGTCTTTTCTTAGACCATACTCATTTCGTGAAGCACTATCAACTAAAGGTTTGAATCGAAATCCTTTAAACGGAAATGATTTCCCTTCGATGAAATGTTTGATTGAAAATGAAGGAATCAATTTACCCATTCCATTTTCTTTGAATTGGTATAAAATACCTTGGGGGATTCGGGAATTGACATCTAAAACAAGTTCACCAACACCATCTAATTTTTCTTCGGATTGGATTTCAATGTATGGATATTCCGCATAACCACTCGCATAGGAATCGATATCCATTCGAATCATTCTGAGTTTTTTCTCTTCTAAATTCCTTTGGTCCTTACTTTCCATCACCGTACCGGTGCCTGGTAAAAATACTTCACTTTGAAAGATGACGGCTTTTAAATCTTTTTGAAAGGATGCATCATTTAACTTAAGTATGGCGAGACCTAAATCTGCATCGATTCGTTCTACTTCTGCCGTATATACTTTTAAGGTATCTGGTTTTTTTACTTCTATATTGGAATAAAAATAGATCGCTTGTGCGGGTACAAGAATCCTATTTTCTCCGATATAAATTCCTGTGGACTGACGTATCTCTGGATTCTTAAATCTCCAAGGTTGGATATAATTAGGATACAAGACTGTGACTTTGATTTGTAAAATCGAGGGATCTTGGCTTCCCACAGGCACAGGTTTACTTGTAAGTGGACTAGAAAAACAAATAACGAGAATCAAAAATGATTGGATGGTTGATAAAAATTTCATTTATTTGCCTTTGATATGATTAGTTCGTTTGATTTGTTCGTCTGCTTTTTCAGATTCTTCTCGGTCTAAAATCATCGGAACTTGGATTCCATAAAAATATATTTTGTAAGTTTTATCTTTTGAAGATTGGACTAAGTTTTTGAAATGATTTAGATTTCGCACCTTCGTTCCGTTAAATGATTCTACAACCATATTGAGATAAAAATCCGAATGTGAGTTTGTGGGGTGAGGTAATTTACGATATAATACAATGTCTTCTGTCTCACCATCTAATAAATTCGAACCTTCATAAAATCGATACACAAGTAAACTGCCTCCTTGTGTTTGTCCAATTTTACTCCAAGATTCTAAGAGATCTCGATTTACGGATTGGAATACGAGACCTCCCAAAAGTAGATAGGGGTAATCTGTGCCATACCTTGACCTTTGGTTTTCCATCTGTGGCATTTTTTTCGCTGGAAAACTCACTCGAATTTTTTTCTTCTTTCGAATGAGATCAAACTGGATTTCTTCTCCTGCAAATTTGTTATCGATGACTTCTAAAAAATCGATTGAGTTTGTTTCTTTTAGATTTCCATTCCTTCCAATTTTGCGACCATCAATAGTCGTCAAATAATCACCAGGTTGAAGGAATCCATCTGCAGAACCTTGTTTGTACACACGGGTGACAAATACACCTTCCTCCCCATTTGGTATTTCGTAAAAGTTTCGATGTGATTCGGAAAATGAATTTTGTGTTTGGATCCCGAGTTCCACATAACCGTCGTATTCTCCATCTTCTATGTCTTTTAGAAAATGTTGAATGACATTGGTAGGAATGATATATCCGATATTTTCGCCCTTGGTTGATGCTTGGAAAGCTACACCAACTACTTTCCCATTTTGAAATGCAGGGCCACCTGAATTTCCAGGATTGATAGCCGCATCAACTTGCACAACTAAATGGCTATCAATTTGAGAATGTGCATAACTTGATTGTTCAATACGTGAAACAATTCCTCTGCTGACTGAAATTTTACTACCTCCTATGGGATATCCGATGATATCTACGGGGCTTGCTAGTTCAGGTAAACCACCTAACTCTAATTCCATACTATCTGTGTAAAAATTTTGATCTGGCACTTCTAATATTGCTAAATCACAATCATGTGCAATGTAAAGAACCTTTACTTCAAACCATTCTGTTTGGTTGTTTCTCTGGGTTTCAATGAATTTAGCATTTGAAACAACATGAGCATTGGTAAGAATCCTGTTCTTTGAAATGATAAATCCCGAACCTGTGGAAGCAGAGATCCCAGAAGACATCCACGGTGAATATGGATCTTTTGATTGTGAAAATACGCGGATTTGGACTACAGATTTCCTCAGTTCGTCAATGGATTGGCTGTTGGATTCGGCACTCATCCTAAAAGAGAATAAAGTGAGAAAAAATAAAATAGTACTCGCAAAGGGAAGTGGGGAGGTTAAGATTTTTTTCTGATTCTGCATGAGTTTTTTTGAATCCATTTTATTCGGATCGGTAGCCTTTTTTTCTCTTATCACAGGCATCGTTTCCTTTAGAAAGAACCCTCGCACGGGAATGAAAACAAGTTTTTCAATTCTTGCTGGATTTTTCTGTGTTGGTAATTTGACAATCCTACTTGATTCATTGTTTTTAAAAAACCAAATCTTAAATCACCCTCATGTCATTTCGACATTTCTTGTATTTTTATCCTTTGTTCTCATTTTTTTTGGGTTACATTTTCCTACTTTTTTCCGCAACTTCCCAAAACTTCTCATCATCTCTTCTTTTGTTTTTGGTATGGGAATCATGTTACTTCTGGTTGATTTGGGAATTCTCAACGATGTATATCCAGAAGCTAGTTTAATCCTACTAAAATATTACTATAACGCATATTATATCATTACATTCATTGTTTTTTCTTACTTGATCATTGCTAAATTGCGTTTTAATTTCCCGGCGATTCAAACTTTTATGGAATATATTTATTATGCAGCATTTGGTGCTTGTTTTACATTCTTAATCATTTGTAATTTCCCATTACTTATCCCAATCTCTACCAATTATTTTCTGCATTTTTTCTTATTTTTGAATTTATTGTTTTTATTCTGCTTCACTGTATTTTTATTCCATTATTCCTTCACAAAGGATTATCTAACTCATCCATTTTCCTTTTTATTTGAAAGATCAAAACAAATCTTTGAGGAACAAATTCCTGCAAACAGATCCAATTCAAGGTTAGTGAAAGAAAAACTTTGGAATTTATATGAGAAACAAAATTGGCGTAAAACAATGGATAGTTTCTGGTTTCAAATTTTGGTAGATGAAACCTTGGACAATGCTCTTGAACACGGTGGGAAAAGAGAAGATGATATCATCACGGTACATGTGTTTGAGTCATCAAAATACATTGATGTTTACGTAATTGATAGTGGGAAAGGTTTTAACCCAAGGTCAATCCCGAGCCCAATTGAATCTGATCGAAAATTGGTAACGGGTGGACGTGGAATCCATATCCTTAAAAAACTATTTTTAGTAAGATGGAATTTTTTAGGGAATGAAGTGAATATTAGAGTGGATAAAACAAAAAGTTCCGATTGGAAAACTAACGTTTAATCGAAACTTTTTGTTATGAATGAATTGTTTAGTGTCCTTCAAACTCACAAATAGAATAAACATCAATACCGTAAGTATCTTTGATCCTTTTTGCGCCACCTAAATCAGGTAAGTTGATGATGGTAGAACATTCATGCACTTGTCCTTTTAGATTTTGAATGAGTTTGATGGATGCTTCCAAGGTTCCACCAGTTGCAATTAAATCGTCCATGATGAGAACTTTGTCTCCCGGAACAATGGCATCAGTATGAATTTCCACATGGTCAACTCCATATTCCAATGCATAGGACTCGGAAATCGTATTACCAGGTAGTTTCCCTTTTTTTCGAATGGGAACAAATCCTACACCTAATTGAAAAGCGAGGGCAGCACCTGGAATAAATCCCCTTGCATCAATCGCTGCAATTTTATTTAATTTTGCATTTTGGTATCGTTCTACAAACATCCCAATGGTCAGTTGGAAACCCTCTGGGTCGATGAGAAGGGAAGTGATGTCTCGAAACAAAATCCCTGGTTTTGGGTAATCAGGAATCGTTCGAATTTTAGATTTAACAATGGACATATAAGGATGAAACCAAAGATGTCAAGGGTCTTGCAATAAAAAAAGGCCGGCAATGACCGACCTTTCGAATTGTTTTTAAACTTTTGGTATCGATTATCTCATTTGTTTGAGAGCAAGGATTCGATCTTCCAATGCCGGGTGAGTGGCAAAAAGAGATAAGAATCCTCCCTTCTTTGAAGAAATTTTAAAGGAAGCAATTGCTTCTCCTCTCGGATCTTCTGGCATCTCCACCATTTGTCTAAGGGATTCAAGAGCAGAGATCATCGACTCTCTTCCCGCAAGTTTAGCACCACCTGCATCTGCTCGGAATTCTCTTTGGCGAGAGAAATAAGCAACTGCCATGGATCCTAAAATTGAGAATACAATATCAAGAGCAATGGTCACAACAATTCTGACAATGTGAGCCATCTCTTCTTTCACTGCATTGGCAGCTACATAAGCAATGATACGAGAGATGAACATTGCAAACGAGTTCACAACACCTTGGATGAGAGTTAAGGTCACCATATCTCCGTTTGCTACGTGAGACAATTCATGTGCAAGCACACCTTCTAACTCTTGCGTGTTCATTCGGTTGAGTAATCCAGTGGAAACGGCAACAAGGGCACTTGATTTACTAGGTCCAGTAGCGAAAGCATTCACTTCTGGAGATTCGTATATTCCCACTTCTGGCATAGGAAGGTGTGCACGTTGTGCCAAAGACTGCACTCTTCGATACACATCCATCTCGTGAGCGGAAGCTTGTTTTGGGTCGATGACTTTGACACCCATCGTCCATTTCGCCATCATCTTTGAAAGTAAGAGCGAAATAAAAGACCCCGCCATACCCCACATTAAACAGAATACAATGAGTTGTGTTAGATCCAAACCAAAGGCACGGATGCTAAATCCCATCGATCCCATAAGGGTAGTCACGATGGAGATTGTTGTCATAATCAAAATATTGGTTAACAGGAAAAAACCGATTCGTTTGATCCAAGTCATAGGAAATTGTTCTCCTTACGGTTCTTAAACAAGAACCTACATATTAGACTGAAACTTTACTTCTCTTGCCAAAAGATTACAAGCAATTTAATGTTCTAAATTTTCCCCTTTTTCTTTGGAACCAAGGAACTGGATGAGTAAAAATAAGGTCGCAAGAGAAATATAGGCAATCGGGAAGTCCCAATTTGCAATTTCTGTAAACCGATTGAAAATGGCATTCCCTTTCAATTCGTATGCATGGATCCAACCAAACATAGATAAACAAGCGGCAATGACTGCCCAAACACTTGCTTTTAACCATTCCCTTTCCAAAATAAAGACAACCATCGCAGCCCAAATCATTGATGTGATGAGAAATCCTTGCGAAAGAGAAAGGATCCCAGAGAGAGCATAGGGAAGGAAAGGTAAGTGAGGAGGAATATCAGAAAGTGAAAAATGGTAAGCTTGTTTTGCACCTAACTCTTGCAAGATCCCCTGCAGTTTCCCATCCAAAAATAAAAAAACATTTTGGATGATAAGAACCGCCCAACCAGCAAACGCTGGTAACAAACCTACAACAACAGCTGGGGAATGGTGTTTGGGGATTGCTTGGAATGCTTGGCTTGTGATGATGATCCCAATCCAAAGAACAATTGCCATCCCCGCTTCCACTGGAATTAAGGCTTGTATTAAACCCATCAGACCAAAAAGGCTAACAATCGTCATGAACACACCAGATAACATGGAATAACTATGTTTTGCACCTAACGCCTTCCACCCTGGATGGCCGATGTAAATGGTTGTTGGGAAGGGTGATCCAAATGCGGTTCCGGCGAGTGTACCAACTCCATTGACTAGTAAGGATGTTTTTGTATCAAAACTAT
The Leptospira levettii genome window above contains:
- a CDS encoding adenine phosphoribosyltransferase encodes the protein MSIVKSKIRTIPDYPKPGILFRDITSLLIDPEGFQLTIGMFVERYQNAKLNKIAAIDARGFIPGAALAFQLGVGFVPIRKKGKLPGNTISESYALEYGVDHVEIHTDAIVPGDKVLIMDDLIATGGTLEASIKLIQNLKGQVHECSTIINLPDLGGAKRIKDTYGIDVYSICEFEGH
- a CDS encoding S1C family serine protease codes for the protein MPVIREKKATDPNKMDSKKLMQNQKKILTSPLPFASTILFFLTLFSFRMSAESNSQSIDELRKSVVQIRVFSQSKDPYSPWMSSGISASTGSGFIISKNRILTNAHVVSNAKFIETQRNNQTEWFEVKVLYIAHDCDLAILEVPDQNFYTDSMELELGGLPELASPVDIIGYPIGGSKISVSRGIVSRIEQSSYAHSQIDSHLVVQVDAAINPGNSGGPAFQNGKVVGVAFQASTKGENIGYIIPTNVIQHFLKDIEDGEYDGYVELGIQTQNSFSESHRNFYEIPNGEEGVFVTRVYKQGSADGFLQPGDYLTTIDGRKIGRNGNLKETNSIDFLEVIDNKFAGEEIQFDLIRKKKKIRVSFPAKKMPQMENQRSRYGTDYPYLLLGGLVFQSVNRDLLESWSKIGQTQGGSLLVYRFYEGSNLLDGETEDIVLYRKLPHPTNSHSDFYLNMVVESFNGTKVRNLNHFKNLVQSSKDKTYKIYFYGIQVPMILDREESEKADEQIKRTNHIKGK
- a CDS encoding ATP-binding protein gives rise to the protein MKTSFSILAGFFCVGNLTILLDSLFLKNQILNHPHVISTFLVFLSFVLIFFGLHFPTFFRNFPKLLIISSFVFGMGIMLLLVDLGILNDVYPEASLILLKYYYNAYYIITFIVFSYLIIAKLRFNFPAIQTFMEYIYYAAFGACFTFLIICNFPLLIPISTNYFLHFFLFLNLLFLFCFTVFLFHYSFTKDYLTHPFSFLFERSKQIFEEQIPANRSNSRLVKEKLWNLYEKQNWRKTMDSFWFQILVDETLDNALEHGGKREDDIITVHVFESSKYIDVYVIDSGKGFNPRSIPSPIESDRKLVTGGRGIHILKKLFLVRWNFLGNEVNIRVDKTKSSDWKTNV
- the htpX gene encoding protease HtpX → MTWIKRIGFFLLTNILIMTTISIVTTLMGSMGFSIRAFGLDLTQLIVFCLMWGMAGSFISLLLSKMMAKWTMGVKVIDPKQASAHEMDVYRRVQSLAQRAHLPMPEVGIYESPEVNAFATGPSKSSALVAVSTGLLNRMNTQELEGVLAHELSHVANGDMVTLTLIQGVVNSFAMFISRIIAYVAANAVKEEMAHIVRIVVTIALDIVFSILGSMAVAYFSRQREFRADAGGAKLAGRESMISALESLRQMVEMPEDPRGEAIASFKISSKKGGFLSLFATHPALEDRILALKQMR
- a CDS encoding PDZ domain-containing protein; this translates as MKFLSTIQSFLILVICFSSPLTSKPVPVGSQDPSILQIKVTVLYPNYIQPWRFKNPEIRQSTGIYIGENRILVPAQAIYFYSNIEVKKPDTLKVYTAEVERIDADLGLAILKLNDASFQKDLKAVIFQSEVFLPGTGTVMESKDQRNLEEKKLRMIRMDIDSYASGYAEYPYIEIQSEEKLDGVGELVLDVNSRIPQGILYQFKENGMGKLIPSFSIKHFIEGKSFPFKGFRFKPLVDSASRNEYGLRKDDLGVLVAEIYPGSSADGILKLEDVILEVSNYKIDPKGYFDHPKFGKLNMSYLFHNTNESDSAFDKKIKVKVFRNKKPITLELESKPLNESAIRIPHGNTRSQMPKYLMLAGILFQELSEYYLTEHGNQWRNRVSKELLYLNDFYRIKRNSKEGKVIFLSQVVPLSGNKAYHMTHQLVLKSVNGQEVSSLEDLRNVVNQNESPYIRFTMNDGYELIFKKDEVSSLNEEAKKSFQIPSDSNF